The following proteins come from a genomic window of Pseudomonas sp. WJP1:
- a CDS encoding ABC transporter permease, protein MNLSPLNRRRFELFKANKRGWWSMWLFLILFGASLGAELIANDKPLVVHYDNGWYFPALKRYPETTFGGEFPLEANYKSPYIRELLKAKDAWVLWAPIPYSYQSINYDLKVPAPAPPSTDNLLGTDDQGRDVLARVIYGFRISVLFALTLTLLSSLIGVIAGALQGFYGGWVDLAGQRFLEIWSGLPVLYLLIILASFVQPNFWWLLGIMLLFSWMSLVDVVRAEFLRGRNLEYVRAARALGMQNGAIMFRHILPNAMVSTMTFMPFILTGAIGTLTALDFLGFGLPAGSPSLGELVAQGKSNLQAPWLGMSAFAVLALMLSLLVFIGESARDAFDPRK, encoded by the coding sequence ATGAACCTGTCCCCTCTCAATCGCCGACGCTTCGAACTGTTCAAGGCCAACAAACGCGGCTGGTGGTCGATGTGGCTGTTCCTGATCCTGTTCGGCGCCAGCCTCGGCGCCGAGTTGATCGCCAACGACAAGCCGTTGGTGGTGCACTACGACAACGGCTGGTACTTCCCGGCCCTAAAGCGCTACCCGGAAACCACCTTCGGCGGCGAATTCCCGTTGGAGGCCAACTACAAGAGCCCGTACATCCGCGAACTGCTCAAGGCCAAGGATGCCTGGGTGCTATGGGCGCCGATTCCCTACAGCTACCAGAGCATCAACTACGACCTGAAGGTCCCGGCCCCCGCGCCACCGTCGACCGACAATCTGCTGGGCACTGATGACCAGGGCCGCGATGTGCTGGCCCGGGTGATCTACGGCTTCCGCATTTCCGTGTTGTTTGCCCTGACGCTGACGTTGCTCAGCTCGCTCATCGGTGTGATCGCCGGCGCGCTTCAGGGTTTCTACGGCGGCTGGGTGGACCTGGCCGGGCAGCGTTTCCTGGAGATCTGGTCCGGGTTGCCGGTGCTGTATCTGCTGATCATCCTCGCCAGCTTCGTCCAGCCGAACTTCTGGTGGCTGCTGGGGATCATGCTGTTGTTTTCCTGGATGAGCCTGGTGGACGTGGTGCGCGCCGAGTTCCTGCGTGGGCGTAATCTTGAATACGTGCGTGCAGCGCGGGCATTGGGCATGCAGAATGGCGCGATCATGTTCCGTCATATTCTGCCCAACGCCATGGTCTCGACCATGACCTTCATGCCCTTCATCCTGACCGGCGCCATCGGCACCCTGACCGCCCTGGACTTCCTCGGCTTCGGCTTGCCGGCCGGCAGTCCGTCACTGGGTGAACTGGTAGCCCAGGGCAAATCCAACCTGCAAGCTCCCTGGCTGGGCATGAGCGCGTTTGCGGTGCTGGCGTTGATGTTGAGTTTGCTGGTATTCATCGGCGAGTCCGCTCGCGATGCCTTCGACCCGAGGAAGTGA
- a CDS encoding microcin C ABC transporter permease YejB, with the protein MLAYIFRRLLLIIPTLFGILLINFVIIQAAPGGPVEQMIAKLEGFEGATSRIAGGGAEVSVAGSAYRGAQGLDPALIKEIEHMYGFDKSAPERLWIMVKNYASLDFGDSFFRDAKVIDLIKEKMPVSISLGLWSTLIMYLVSIPLGIAKATRHGSHFDVWTSSAIIVGYAIPAFLFAILLIVVFAGGSYLDWFPLRGLTSNNFDELSMGGKILDYFWHLALPVTALVIGNFATMTLLTKNSFLDEINKQYVVTAKAKGLTNHKVLYGHVFRNAMLLVIAGFPSAFIGIFFTGSLLVEVIFSLDGLGLMSFEAAINRDYPVVFGTLFIFTLLGLVVKLIGDLTYTFVDPRIDFESREH; encoded by the coding sequence ATGCTGGCGTATATTTTTCGGCGACTGCTGCTGATCATCCCGACACTGTTCGGCATCCTGCTGATCAACTTCGTGATCATCCAGGCGGCCCCCGGTGGCCCCGTGGAACAGATGATCGCCAAGCTCGAAGGCTTCGAAGGCGCCACCAGCCGCATCGCCGGCGGCGGTGCCGAGGTGTCGGTGGCAGGCTCCGCCTATCGCGGCGCCCAAGGCCTGGATCCGGCGCTGATCAAGGAAATCGAGCACATGTACGGCTTCGACAAATCGGCGCCGGAACGCTTGTGGATCATGGTCAAGAACTATGCCTCCCTGGATTTCGGCGACAGCTTCTTTCGAGACGCCAAGGTCATCGACCTGATCAAGGAAAAGATGCCGGTGTCGATCTCCCTCGGGCTGTGGAGCACCCTGATCATGTACCTGGTGTCGATCCCGCTGGGGATCGCCAAGGCCACGCGGCACGGCAGCCACTTCGACGTCTGGACCAGTTCGGCGATCATCGTCGGCTACGCGATCCCGGCGTTCCTGTTCGCCATCCTGCTGATCGTGGTGTTTGCCGGCGGCAGTTACCTGGACTGGTTCCCGTTGCGCGGGCTGACCTCGAACAACTTCGACGAGTTGAGCATGGGCGGCAAGATCCTCGACTACTTCTGGCACCTGGCACTTCCGGTGACCGCATTGGTGATCGGCAACTTCGCGACCATGACCCTGCTGACCAAGAACAGCTTCCTTGATGAAATCAACAAGCAGTACGTGGTCACCGCCAAGGCCAAGGGCCTGACCAATCACAAGGTTCTGTACGGGCATGTGTTTCGCAACGCCATGCTGCTGGTGATCGCTGGTTTCCCCTCGGCGTTCATCGGCATCTTCTTCACCGGCTCGTTGCTGGTGGAAGTGATCTTCTCCCTCGACGGCCTGGGCCTGATGAGTTTCGAAGCGGCGATCAACCGCGATTACCCGGTGGTCTTCGGTACCCTGTTCATCTTCACCCTGCTGGGGCTGGTGGTGAAGCTGATCGGCGACCTCACCTACACCTTCGTCGATCCGCGCATCGACTTCGAAAGCCGGGAGCATTGA